The proteins below are encoded in one region of Fulvia fulva chromosome 9, complete sequence:
- a CDS encoding putative sphingolipid long chain base-responsive protein pil1: protein MNIGRSHSIRSKKGEKDGGASRHHFSMASLRGIRQPELSKKLYQLIKTENHAIGAYEQAGRETQSIASQLSEWGESTDDDGVSDISDKLGVLLAEIAEQEDVYAQNLEESRGVLKQIRNVEASVQPTRTNKQKIQDEIQKLKYKEPESTKLVTLEQELVRAEAQSLVADAQLTNVTRQKFKEAFDLHTAAVIERAEKQIILAQRARHLINLLDDTPIVPGEDRPAFTEVENGRQMLNDAESDLRAWQPNLEPIRTNASKLGGNGMASQELPIQQAQQNVGVASADSTSVDAHQQRVEQMERAQEEGTSQVTPPYPTEKQTENAALAS from the exons CGCCAGCCCGAGCTGTCCAAGAAGCTGTACCAGCTGATCAAGACGGAGAACCACGCGATTGGCGCCTACGAGCAGGCGGGACGTGAGACGCAGAGCATAGCATCGCAGCTGAGCGAGTGGGGCGAGAGCACCGACGACGATGGTGTCAGCGACATCAGCGACAAGCTCGGTGTCTTGCTCGCCGAGATTGCAGAGCAGGAGGACGTCTATGCTCAGAACTTGGAGGAGAGCAGAGGCGTGCTGAAGCAGATCCGCAATGTTGAGGCCAGCGTGCAGCCAACAAGGACCAACAAGCAGAAA ATCCAAGACGAGATCCAAAAGCTCAAGTACAAAGAACCCGAATCCACCAAACTCGTCACCCTCGAACAAGAGCTCGTCCGCGCCGAAGCCCAATCCCTCGTCGCCGACGCCCAACTCACCAACGTAACCCGCCAAAAGTTCAAGGAAGCCTTCGACCTCCACACCGCCGCCGTCATCGAGCGCGCCGAGAAACAAATCATCCTCGCCCAACGCGCCCGCCACCTCATCAACCTCCTCGACGACACCCCCATCGTCCCCGGTGAAGATCGTCCCGCCTTTACCGAGGTTGAGAATGGCCGCCAGATGCTCAATGACGCCGAGTCTGATCTGAGGGCATGGCAGCCGAACTTGGAGCCGATCAGGACGAACGCGAGTAAGCTTGGTGGCAATGGAATGGCGAGCCAGGAACTGCCGATCCAGCAGGCACAGCAGAACGTTGGAGTGGCTTCAGCCGATTCCACGAGCGTTGATGCTCACCAGCAGAGAGTCGAGCAGATGGAGAGGGCACAGGAGGAGGGAACGAGCCAAGTCACTCCACCCTACCCAACTGAGAAGCAGACGGAGAATGCGGCGTTGGCTTCCTAG
- a CDS encoding Demethylsterigmatocystin 6-O-methyltransferase, with the protein MSLPRHDDHNQWFDIFPVQDRFSASSGAFVDIGGGSGHDVARLKQEFPDLACNMILQDLPSVVQGVSLPGIEVMPHNMFERQPVKDAGAFYMQTVLHDWPDKQAHEVLAKTREAMGKHSILLINENVLSEDTSDDTPVVAHIDFTMVLNFSSREPTEQVGRSLAEGRSQGCEDLETESHDQVEGTIRSNATRSTSFALMF; encoded by the coding sequence ATGTCATTGCCTCGACATGATGACCACAATCAATGGTTCGACATCTTCCCGGTGCAAGATAGATTTAGCGCATCATCCGGCGCCTTCGTGGACATCGGAGGCGGGTCTGGACACGACGTTGCCAGACTAAAGCAGGAATTCCCCGACCTTGCCTGCAATATGATTCTCCAGGACTTGCCGTCAGTCGTGCAAGGCGTATCGCTGCCTGGGATCGAAGTAATGCCGCACAACATGTTCGAGCGACAACCTGTCAAGGATGCTGGAGCTTTCTACATGCAGACTGTACTCCACGATTGGCCTGACAAACAGGCGCACGAAGTGCTGGCGAAGACACGAGAAGCAATGGGCAAGCACTCGATCCTTCTGATCAACGAGAATGTCCTGTCTGAGGACACTTCTGATGATACACCAGTCGTAGCGCACATAGACTTCACGATGGTGCTGAACTTCTCCTCCCGCGAACCCACGGAACAAGTGGGTCGATCTCTTGCAGAAGGCAGATCTCAAGGTTGTGAAGATCTGGAGACCGAAAGCCACGATCAGGTCGAGGGCACTATTCGAAGCAATGCGACACGATCCACAAGCTTCGCTCTGATGTTTTAG
- a CDS encoding FAD-dependent monooxygenase OpS4 encodes MPRIHCPTTPAPFPTDSWAYLQRAEESKRGEKPSDYEPPVEAPVRLNIAIVGAGVGGLATAIDLRRDGHAVHVYEDAPALSELGAGIQVPPNSLTIMHRWGMAGSLTAMSVDPQNLWWKRWDNGKIIARTKYKPNFEQDFGVSYRVIHRAHLHGALHAKAVELGVHIELGRTVQEYNPERPSIRFKTGGEVFPDLVIAADGLKSSARHVITGKQISLRNHGFAAYRACVSVEEMRKNPLIAKNMDFDSLCLWVGDQTHVMSYPIKGGEDWNMVTTVPDQRDRCGWDNWSRQSLVIMRSYYVGWDPTLLEILKLVKSISKWPVQDIEQLDSWSHPSKKMIMLGDAAHAMLPSMAAGASIAIEDAYGLAQALRLIKSPCELPDAIKTWESVRIPRAHAMQEASYRYMYTLHLADGSQQRARD; translated from the exons ATGCCGCGAATACATTGCCCCACGACA CCTGCTCCGTTTCCCACCGACTCATGGGCATACCTTCAACGAGCagaagaaagtaagagaggtGAAAAGCCATCTGATTACGAGCCTCCAGTCGAAGCACCGGTGCGTCTGAATATCGCTATCGTTGGAGCAGGCGTCGGCGGTCTGGCAACTGCCATTGATCTGCGCCGAGATGGCCATGCCGTGCATGTCTACGAGGACGCACCAGCTTTGAGCGAG CTTGGTGCAGGGATACAGGTCCCTCCAAACTCCCTAACAATCATGCACAGATGGGGCATGGCAGGTTCGCTGACGGCCATGTCAGTCGATCCTCAGAACCTTTGGTGGAAACGTTGGGACAATGGGAAGATCATTGCTCGGACTAAGTACAAGCCAAACTTCGAACAGGACTTTGGTGTGTCATATCGGGTCATTCACCGAGCTCACCTTCATGGAGCCTTACACGCGAAAGCAGTTGAACTGGGAGTGCACATTGAGCTCGGTCGCACGGTTCAGGAATATAATCCAGAGCGGCCGTCTATAAGGTTCAAGACCGGAGGAGAGGTCTTCCCTGACCTCGTGATTGCTGCTGACG GTCTCAAATCGTCCGCGAGGCACGTTATCACAGGGAAGCAAATCTCACTACGAAATCATGGCTTCGCTGCTTACAGAGCGTGCGTTTCGGTAGAAGAAATGCGAAAGAATCCTCTGATCGCGAAGAATATGGATTTCGACAGTCTATGTCTGTG GGTGGGCGATCAGACTCATGTCATGTCATATCCTATCAAGGGTGGCGAGGACTGGAATATGGTCACTACTGTACCAGACCAAAGAGACCGGTGCGGATGGGACAATTGGTCAAGACAGTCTCTCGTGATCATGCGCTCCTACTATGTAGGCTGGGATCCAAC TTTACTGGAGATCCTGAAGCTAGTCAAAAGCATATCAAAGTGGCCGGTCCAAGACATAGAGCAGCTCGACAGCTGGTCACATCCGAGCAAGAAGATGATCATGCTTGGCGACGCCGCGCACGCCATGCTCCCTTCTATGGCTGCAGGCGCCTCGATCGCCATCGAAGACGCCTACGGTCTGGCTCAAGCACTTCGATTGATTAAGTCACCTTGCGAGCTACCGGATGCTATCAAGACTTGGGAATCTGTTCGCATCCCTCGCGCTCACGCCATGCAAGAGGCCAGCTACCGATACATGTACACACTTCACCTTGCCGATGGATCTCAGCAAAGGGCACGGGACTAG
- a CDS encoding Cuticle-degrading protease, giving the protein MLRLFNLLALLPAAFAAPSQHSNLVRVKRQEADLIPNQYLIKASPSADLETVKADVARILGVEEFVPDEEFRINDVFEGFKVEAAPEVAEQLNALNTVEKVQQDFMVEIQAITQQTDPPYGLARISSRTRGTTSYKYDDSAGAGTFVYVVDTGINLNHVDFGGRASFGFSAVTDEANGDLNGHGTHCAGTAAGRTYGVAKSASIIDVKVINRTGRSPLSNLVAGMDWIANDVRSKGRIGRAVVSMSLGADRRAGDTGFLDEATAALADIGVFVTVSSGNANVDTDLFTPARVPQVCTVGATDRNDRRGDFSNFGPLVDVLAPGVDVTSAWIGLTTATNTITGTSMACPHVAGVGAYLLGMEGSRNGAQLCSRIQELSTKDVISNLKGEQNRLLYNGV; this is encoded by the exons ATGCTCCGCCTCTTCAATCTCCTGGCTCTTCTGCCAGCAGCCTTCGCAGCTCCATCGCAGCACTCCAACCTCGTCCGCGTCAAGCGCCAAGAGGCCGACCTCATCCCCAACCAATACCTCATCAAGGCCTCTCCAAGTGCAGACCTTGAGACCGTCAAAGCGGACGTCGCTCGCATTCTCGGTGTCGAAGAGTTCGTCCCAGACGAGGAGTTCCGTATCAACGATGTCTTCGAGGGCTTCAAGGTTGAAGCTGCACCTGAGGTCGCAGAGCAATTGAATGCATTGAACACGGTCGAGAAAGTTCAGCAGGACTTTATGGTGGAGATTCAGGCTATTACGCAGCAAACAGACCCACCATATGGCCTTGCCAGGATCTCGAGCAGGACTCGAGGCACGACTTCGTACAAGTACGATGACTCGGCTGGCGCTGGGACATTCGTCTATGTTGTCGACACT GGAATCAACCTCAACCACGTAGACTTCGGCGGCCGCGCTTCCTTCGGCTTCTCCGCCGTCACCGACGAAGCAAACGGCGATCTGAACGGTCACGGAACTCACTGTGCTGGAACCGCAGCAGGCCGGACCTACGGTGTCGCAAAAAGCGCCTCCATCATCGACGTCAAGGTCATCAACCGCACAGGCCGCAGCCCGCTCTCCAACCTCGTCGCCGGTATGGACTGGATCGCCAACGACGTCCGCTCGAAGGGCCGCATCGGACGCGCTGTAGTCTCCATGTCTCTTGGCGCCGATCGCCGTGCAGGCGATACCGGTTTCCTCGACGAGGCTACTGCAGCCCTTGCAGACATTGGCGTCTTCGTCACTGTCTCATCTGGCAATGCCAACGTCGACACCGACCTCTTCACCCCAGCTCGTGTCCCACAAGTCTGCACTGTCGGCGCCACCGACCGCAACGATCGTCGCGGAGACTTCTCCAACTTCGGACCTCTCGTTGATGTGCTGGCTCCTGGAGTTGATGTCACGTCTGCTTGGATCGGATTGACTACCGCCACGAACACCATCACTGGCACTTCTATGGCTTGCCCTCACGTCGCTGGTGTTGGAGCCTACTTGTTGGGTATGGAGGGAAGTCGGAATGGTGCGCAACTTTGCAGCCGTATCCAGGAGTTGAGCACCAAGGACGTCATCTCGAACTTGAAGGGAGAGCAAAACCGTTTGCTCTACAATGGCGTGTAA
- a CDS encoding Altered inheritance of mitochondria protein 9, mitochondrial produces MLGRLSPLRSLYVLRQILQHRSFTLSTQRLQRISSGDARVHDFAEAFEYISGRWLYNEHLRLSERRLKFNITALLDAGARSIGRVTSDVRSFRKLAEGGFNRVFELTMHDGVQQLTTASEVATMDLVRSHGVPVPKVLDYSTDAANSVAAEYILTEKVCGRSLGDVWFTMSDKERLKVLSAVVDNEAKLFAIDLPASGSIFYSEDLPRTMERVALPSNERSSKTLCVGPDISPKFWFAERSQLGIQRKPFAAVTEALQGAALKEIAWLETYGKPRFPRERMYRDITNFQKSQPEEHLESLRKYLQIAPSLVPKESWLSKPTLRHPDLNSNNIFVSDDYEVVSIIDWQHSRALPLFLHTGITHHFRNFGDSQSEALVKPELPADLDEMHDDRRGYELEKYRRRHVHFYYAGATATKYPRHFDASMHEGGLFRRRIDEHAAQPWEGNSIPLKADLIHLTQEWSQFAESQDGPPPCPLSFEAEEAERVLQGALKQEEADNKLEIVRNYMEAGSDGWSARMKAQVLENADNDEEREEVERYWMFDDFDEEE; encoded by the exons ATGCTTGGTCGCTTGAGCCCGCTTCGCTCTCTCTACGTCTTAAGACAGATACTACAACATCGCTCTTTCACCCTGAGTACGCAGCGTTTGCAGCGTATCAGTAGCGGCGATGCGAGGGTACATGACTTCGCAGAAGCCTTCGAGTACATCTCCGGCCGGTGGCT ATACAACGAACACCTGCGCTTGAGCGAAAGACGCCTCAAGTTCAACATAACTGCACTCCTGGATGCTGGAGCACGATCGATAGGACGAGTTACATCCGATGTTCGATCATTCAGGAAGCTGGCTGAGGGCGGCTTCAACCGAGTCTTCGAGCTTACAATGCATGATGGCGTCCAG CAACTCACGACCGCAAGTGAGGTCGCTACGATGGATCTCGTTCGAAGTCACGGTGTCCCAGTGCCTAAGGTGCTTGACTATTCGACTGACGCTGCTAATTCGGTCGCTGCGGAGTACATTTTGACGGAGAAAGTCTGTGGCCGGTCTTTGGGTGATGTGTGGTTCACCATGTCCGACAAAGAAAGGCTCAAGGTTCTGTCTGCTGTTGTTGACAACGAGGCGAAGCTCTTTGCCATCGATCTCCCAGCGAGCGGTAGCATTTTCTATAGCGAAGATCTCCCACGGACCATGGAAAGGGTGGCACTTCCCTCCAACGAACGCTCATCGAAGACGCTATGTGTCGGCCCTGATATCTCACCAAAGTTCTGGTTCGCGGAGCGCAGCCAATTGGGTATACAGAGAAAACCAT TTGCAGCCGTAACAGAAGCTCTCCAAGGCGCCGCTCTCAAAGAGATTGCTTGGCTGGAGACGTACGGAAAGCCTCGCTTCCCCCGGGAACGTATGTACCGAGACATTACGAACTTTCAAAAGTCGCAACCTGAAGAGCACCTGGAAAGTCTCCGAAAGTACTTACAGATTGCACCATCTCTGGTGCCGAAAGAATCGTGGCTCAGCAAGCCAACACTCCGTCATCCCGACCTCAATTCGAACAACATTTTTGTGTCCGACGACTACGAGGTTGTGAGTATCATTGATTGGCAGCACAGTAGAGCACTACCATTGTTCCTACACACTGGTATAACTCACCACTTCCGAAACTTCGGAGACTCGCAATCGGAAGCCCTGGTCAAGCCTGAACTACCAGCAGATCTTGATGAGATGCATGACGACCGCCGAGGATATGAGCTCGAGAAGTATCGTAGACGACATGTACATTTCTACTATGCGGGCGCCACTGCTACTAAATACCCGCGTCATTTCGATGCCTCAATGCACGAGGGCGGACTCTTTCGACGCCGGATCGACGAACACGCCGCACAACCCTGGGAAGGTAACAGCATACCTCTCAAGGCAGACCTCATCCATCTGACACAAGAGTGGTCGCAATTCGCGGAGTCACAAGACGGCCCACCTCCTTGCCCACTCAGCTTCGAAGCGGAAGAGGCCGAGCGAGTTCTGCAAGGAGCCTTGAAACAAGAAGAAGCGGACAATAAGTTGGAAATTGTGCGAAACTACATGGAAGCTGGAAGCGACGGCTGG TCTGCACGAATGAAGGCACAGGTACTGGAAAACGCCGACAATGACGAAGAACGTGAAGAGGTAGAAAGGTACTGGATGTTTGACGACTTCGATGAGGAGGAGTAG